A single Ignavibacteriales bacterium DNA region contains:
- the hflX gene encoding GTPase HflX, whose product MIELQKDPFEKAVLVALKTSRVTRDTVDEHLDELEELALTAGAVAVKKFIQDRSGYDSAYFIGTGKVEEIKQYVEDNNINLVIFDDDLSPVQLRNLEKAINKKIVDRSALILDIFAKHASTNEAKTQVELAQLLYYLPRLTRQWTHLSKQYAGVGTKGPGETQIETDRRLVRDRIAMLRQRLKKIEGQRETQTARRKELLRISLVGYTNAGKSTLFNLLTGAGILAEDKLFATLDSTTRTLQLENSVNAIISDTVGFIRKLPHHLVASFRSTLREVREADIILHIIDASHPFFEDHIQVVDETLKSLECNTKPVIKVFNKIDKLDNTAELEYIRQNFDLSVSLSAATGLNVHALIEMISSLATSGFAEETVTLPIEKSFLIARIRNIADILEETYLDTGVTLRYRVSNANLEIARNILHG is encoded by the coding sequence ATGATTGAACTGCAGAAAGATCCGTTTGAAAAGGCTGTCCTTGTTGCGCTGAAAACCTCCCGGGTTACGCGCGATACCGTGGACGAACATCTTGACGAACTTGAGGAGCTTGCTTTAACTGCCGGAGCTGTTGCGGTTAAGAAATTCATTCAGGACCGCAGTGGTTATGACTCCGCGTACTTTATCGGTACCGGAAAAGTAGAAGAGATTAAACAGTATGTTGAAGATAACAACATTAATCTGGTAATTTTTGATGATGATCTCTCCCCCGTTCAGCTGCGTAATCTTGAAAAGGCGATTAATAAAAAAATAGTTGACCGCAGCGCTCTTATTCTGGATATCTTTGCAAAACATGCCAGCACTAACGAAGCTAAAACGCAGGTTGAACTCGCACAGCTTCTTTACTATCTGCCGCGCCTTACCCGTCAATGGACTCACCTTTCCAAGCAGTATGCAGGCGTGGGAACCAAAGGCCCCGGTGAAACGCAGATTGAAACCGACCGCCGGCTTGTCCGTGACCGTATAGCCATGCTTCGGCAGCGGCTTAAAAAAATCGAAGGCCAACGTGAAACGCAGACAGCGCGCCGCAAGGAACTGCTTCGTATATCACTAGTCGGATATACCAATGCGGGCAAATCCACCCTTTTTAACCTTCTTACCGGAGCCGGCATTCTTGCTGAAGATAAACTCTTCGCCACGCTTGACTCCACCACCCGCACGCTGCAGCTTGAAAACAGCGTTAACGCTATCATCAGCGATACGGTCGGATTCATCCGTAAACTGCCGCATCACCTTGTTGCTTCATTCCGCAGTACGCTGCGTGAGGTGCGTGAAGCTGATATTATCCTTCATATCATTGACGCTTCACACCCGTTTTTTGAAGATCATATTCAGGTGGTGGATGAAACGTTGAAAAGTCTTGAGTGCAATACAAAACCGGTTATAAAAGTCTTTAATAAGATTGACAAGCTGGACAACACCGCTGAACTTGAATATATACGGCAGAATTTTGATCTTTCCGTATCACTCTCCGCTGCTACCGGACTCAACGTTCATGCTCTTATTGAAATGATCTCCTCGCTTGCTACATCCGGATTTGCGGAAGAAACAGTAACACTCCCTATTGAAAAATCTTTTCTTATTGCGCGTATCCGGAATATCGCGGATATCCTGGAAGAAACATATCTTGATACCGGGGTAACTCTGCGGTACCGCGTGAGCAATGCCAATCTTGAAATTGCAAGGAATATACTCCATGGCTGA
- the hutH gene encoding histidine ammonia-lyase, with protein MADKQIQLDGNSLSLSDIENLLKKNLHAVLTPKALSKMKKSRALIDKWMKEDKVIYGVTTGFGEFSNVKISPDKIKELQRNLIFSHSAGTGKPLPPKIVKIMMLLRVNALAKGHSGIRPETAEAMLAMMNSGIIPVVPSQGSVGSSGDLVQLSHLVLSLLGEGTAYLINEPLYTFQKHTKPAPSKKYLKSAGITPVILDAKEGLALINGTQMMTSFGAYISIRAQKLKKVADIAAALSHEALRGTDRAYDERIHNLRPYKGQKDTARNMLSLIQDSEIRSSHLTGDTRVQDAYSLRCVPQIHGASRDAIDYVSNIITTEINSANDNPLIFADESDHLEGGNFHGQPVALAMDYMAIALSEFANVSERRIERMVNGALSFGLPRFLTKDGGLNSGMMIAQYTAASLVSENKVLAHPASVDSIPTSANQEDHNSMGSIAAQKCYKILKNLENVLTIEILTACQAIDFLKPLSCGKGTGAAYNFIRERIPHLDKDRILHDDIAKALQYIKDDSLLASVESVVTLQ; from the coding sequence ATGGCTGACAAGCAGATCCAGCTTGACGGAAATTCTCTTTCGCTCAGCGACATAGAAAACCTTCTCAAAAAAAATCTTCACGCGGTTCTTACTCCGAAAGCGCTCTCCAAAATGAAAAAATCACGCGCGCTGATTGATAAGTGGATGAAGGAAGATAAGGTCATCTATGGTGTCACAACGGGATTCGGAGAGTTCAGCAATGTGAAAATCTCTCCCGATAAAATAAAAGAGCTTCAGCGAAATCTTATCTTCAGCCACTCAGCCGGAACAGGAAAGCCGCTTCCTCCTAAAATCGTTAAGATCATGATGCTGCTCCGGGTTAATGCTCTTGCCAAAGGGCACTCAGGCATTCGCCCCGAAACTGCCGAAGCGATGCTGGCAATGATGAACAGCGGCATTATACCTGTTGTTCCCTCTCAGGGCTCTGTTGGCTCTAGCGGTGACCTGGTTCAGCTTTCCCATCTGGTTCTTTCGCTGCTTGGCGAGGGCACTGCATATCTTATTAATGAACCGCTCTATACCTTTCAGAAACATACCAAGCCCGCTCCTTCTAAAAAGTATCTTAAGTCCGCGGGCATTACTCCGGTTATTCTTGATGCCAAAGAGGGGCTTGCCCTGATCAACGGAACCCAGATGATGACCTCCTTCGGGGCATATATATCAATCCGCGCGCAAAAACTTAAAAAAGTTGCTGATATTGCCGCCGCACTTTCACATGAAGCGCTCCGCGGAACCGACCGGGCTTACGATGAACGGATTCATAATCTGCGCCCGTATAAGGGACAGAAAGATACCGCGCGGAATATGCTTTCTCTCATACAGGACAGCGAAATCCGCTCCTCGCATCTAACCGGTGATACCCGTGTGCAGGATGCCTATTCTCTCCGCTGTGTGCCCCAGATTCACGGCGCCTCGCGTGATGCCATTGATTACGTGAGTAATATTATCACAACGGAAATTAATTCAGCCAACGATAATCCCCTCATCTTTGCTGATGAAAGTGATCATCTTGAAGGTGGAAACTTTCACGGGCAGCCGGTTGCTCTTGCTATGGATTATATGGCAATTGCGCTTTCTGAATTTGCCAATGTATCTGAGCGCCGGATAGAAAGGATGGTTAATGGTGCGCTCAGCTTCGGGCTTCCCCGCTTCCTTACTAAAGACGGAGGTCTTAACAGCGGCATGATGATTGCCCAGTATACCGCTGCTTCTCTGGTTTCCGAAAATAAAGTACTTGCCCATCCGGCAAGTGTGGATTCAATTCCCACTTCTGCAAATCAGGAAGATCATAACTCCATGGGCTCAATTGCCGCGCAGAAGTGTTATAAGATTCTTAAGAATCTGGAAAATGTTCTTACCATCGAAATACTCACCGCCTGCCAGGCAATTGATTTTCTGAAACCTCTTTCCTGCGGCAAAGGCACTGGCGCTGCGTACAACTTCATCCGTGAACGCATCCCTCATCTTGATAAAGACCGCATCCTGCATGACGATATCGCTAAAGCGCTGCAGTATATAAAGGATGACTCCCTTCTCGCCTCTGTTGAATCAGTTGTTACACTTCAGTAA
- a CDS encoding DUF1579 domain-containing protein: protein MSKFKESLQSGHHKKFADMCGTWKGTSRTWFEPDKLADESQVQGKIYQVLGGLFVMHEYTSSLQGKEHSGIMIIGASFPEEKFQTAWIDSFHNGTSILFSEGKLEDGVYSVLGSYATGSPGIRWGWRTAFEQPDSDTLIMTMFNIPPGEKEAKAVEFTYKRIK from the coding sequence ATGAGCAAGTTCAAAGAGTCTCTGCAGTCAGGTCATCATAAAAAATTCGCTGATATGTGCGGAACGTGGAAAGGCACATCACGCACCTGGTTTGAGCCGGACAAACTGGCGGATGAGTCTCAGGTGCAGGGGAAGATCTATCAGGTGCTTGGCGGATTGTTTGTAATGCATGAATATACTTCTTCGCTTCAGGGGAAGGAGCATTCAGGGATCATGATTATCGGGGCATCGTTTCCTGAAGAAAAATTTCAGACTGCATGGATTGACAGTTTTCACAACGGAACCAGCATCCTGTTTTCAGAAGGGAAACTTGAGGATGGTGTATATTCTGTACTGGGCAGTTATGCGACAGGTTCCCCCGGTATCCGCTGGGGCTGGCGCACCGCTTTTGAGCAGCCTGATTCCGATACCTTAATAATGACAATGTTTAACATTCCGCCCGGAGAAAAAGAAGCTAAAGCAGTTGAATTTACTTATAAGCGGATAAAATAG
- the glgA gene encoding glycogen synthase GlgA — MRIAFASAEVFPYAKTGGLGDVLGALPKILKKQGFDVKVFLPKYATIDHSKYDLDYCYPIGEMPIRVNGTVHKVNVFHSIMPDSEVDVYFLDCPHYYNRSTIYTNDRDEDERFIMLCKGVLESLQRLQWKPDVIHCNDWQTGLIPLYLKDNYNWDRFFDGVATVMTIHNIAYQGRFGKHTVEKAEIRPELFYQNSSIEVWGNISFLKAGLMYADAINTVSYTYAHEITTSEFGAGLEGVLRHRINDFWGILNGVDYHVWNPATDKHLPFHYSLSDMSGKEANKKFLLESVHLPYRENVPLIGIVSRMVSQKGFDLIARGINELMQLDVQWAVLGTGEDEFEDLFRSLSYVYPQKVFSYIGFNNDLSHLIEAAADIFLMPSYYEPCGLNQIYSLKYGTVPVVRKTGGLADTVKDWHELYYSGNYDGTGFTFNDYTPYALVSTVRRAVDAYYDKDLWNKIILNGMLKDFSWENSARTYKELYHHALKNKRG, encoded by the coding sequence ATGAGGATTGCGTTTGCATCCGCGGAGGTTTTTCCTTACGCAAAAACCGGGGGACTTGGGGATGTTCTTGGCGCCCTGCCCAAGATTCTTAAAAAACAGGGTTTTGATGTCAAGGTTTTCCTGCCAAAATATGCCACAATTGACCATTCCAAATACGATCTTGATTACTGCTACCCCATAGGCGAAATGCCGATCCGCGTTAACGGAACCGTCCACAAAGTTAATGTTTTCCACTCCATAATGCCCGATTCAGAAGTGGATGTCTATTTTCTGGACTGCCCTCATTACTATAACCGCTCAACCATTTACACAAATGACCGGGATGAGGATGAACGTTTTATTATGCTCTGCAAGGGTGTGCTGGAATCCCTTCAGCGGCTGCAGTGGAAACCGGATGTGATTCACTGCAATGACTGGCAGACAGGTCTGATTCCGCTTTATCTGAAAGATAATTATAACTGGGACCGTTTTTTTGACGGAGTTGCCACGGTTATGACCATACATAATATTGCCTATCAGGGGCGTTTTGGCAAACATACCGTTGAGAAAGCAGAAATCAGGCCGGAGCTGTTTTATCAGAATAGTTCGATTGAAGTATGGGGCAATATCAGTTTTCTGAAAGCGGGACTGATGTATGCTGATGCAATTAATACCGTAAGCTATACATACGCTCACGAAATAACCACCTCCGAGTTTGGCGCCGGGCTTGAAGGAGTTCTCCGCCACCGCATTAACGACTTCTGGGGAATTCTTAACGGAGTGGATTATCATGTGTGGAATCCGGCGACGGACAAACACCTGCCGTTCCACTACTCCCTGTCAGACATGAGCGGAAAAGAAGCAAACAAGAAGTTCCTGCTTGAATCGGTACATCTTCCTTACCGGGAGAATGTTCCTCTGATCGGGATCGTGAGCAGAATGGTTTCGCAGAAGGGGTTTGATCTGATAGCAAGGGGGATTAATGAACTGATGCAGCTTGATGTGCAGTGGGCAGTGCTCGGTACCGGTGAAGATGAGTTTGAAGATTTATTCCGCTCCCTTTCCTATGTATATCCGCAGAAAGTATTCAGTTATATCGGATTTAATAATGATCTTTCTCATCTGATTGAGGCGGCCGCTGATATATTCCTGATGCCGTCATACTATGAGCCATGCGGACTGAATCAGATATACAGTCTGAAATATGGCACCGTTCCCGTTGTCCGCAAGACCGGCGGTCTGGCGGATACAGTGAAGGACTGGCATGAGCTCTATTATAGCGGTAACTATGACGGAACCGGATTCACCTTCAATGACTACACTCCCTACGCGCTGGTTTCAACCGTACGCCGCGCGGTGGATGCGTATTATGACAAAGATTTATGGAATAAAATAATCCTTAACGGTATGCTGAAGGATTTCTCCTGGGAGAATTCCGCGCGAACATACAAGGAACTGTATCATCATGCGCTGAAGAATAAGCGTGGATGA
- a CDS encoding carbohydrate porin, with protein sequence MKKKFIFRLTQLHPFLPGYLIIILSLSMISPLSPQTSGEAPSAFQHELSYAHEFVSNLCGGLQKGNEHLGMANLRLMINPDYASLWKEGRFFVNAAMTLGGTPAGSLTGDFHGLSNIEAGKLIYIHELWYQHRFGSTIITAGLQDLNKEFLVSDNAGLLINSTFGVPAPLAGLALMPIFPHTTLGAAVQHRISESFHIQTAIYDGCPDDYENKRFNLNWKLSKQDGYTSVSELHYVSPENGGGLSVKAGYFYHTSSRHEDEAEGFRNTSSVYLIADQNIYASQGGTAAGVFLQGAVNTRLSARSFSYLGGGITIAGLMAARPDDILSFGFANTFSAGAEDSISESILELAWRISLSEQVFIQPDVQYIINPGSASEKLNNAVVVLLRAGVTL encoded by the coding sequence ATGAAAAAGAAATTCATTTTCAGACTTACCCAATTACATCCTTTTCTTCCCGGTTATCTCATCATTATTCTTTCTTTAAGTATGATAAGTCCCCTCTCCCCCCAGACGAGCGGGGAGGCACCTTCCGCGTTTCAGCATGAGCTCTCCTATGCGCACGAATTTGTTTCCAACTTATGCGGGGGGCTGCAAAAGGGAAACGAACACCTGGGGATGGCAAATCTGCGTCTGATGATTAATCCCGATTATGCATCTCTCTGGAAAGAGGGCAGATTTTTTGTGAACGCCGCAATGACCTTAGGGGGAACTCCCGCCGGAAGCCTGACGGGGGATTTTCACGGACTCTCAAATATTGAAGCGGGAAAGTTAATATATATCCACGAACTCTGGTATCAGCACCGTTTCGGCAGTACCATTATAACCGCCGGCCTGCAGGATTTAAATAAGGAATTTCTGGTCAGTGATAACGCCGGTTTGCTCATTAACAGCACGTTTGGGGTACCGGCTCCCCTTGCGGGTCTTGCTTTAATGCCGATATTTCCGCATACAACTCTCGGAGCCGCGGTACAGCACCGGATAAGCGAATCATTCCATATTCAGACTGCAATTTATGACGGATGCCCGGATGATTATGAAAACAAACGCTTCAACCTTAACTGGAAACTTTCAAAACAGGACGGATATACATCTGTCAGCGAACTCCACTATGTTTCACCGGAAAATGGCGGAGGCTTGTCCGTTAAAGCAGGGTACTTCTATCATACTTCATCAAGACATGAGGATGAGGCAGAAGGGTTCAGGAATACATCCTCGGTCTATCTGATAGCCGACCAGAATATATATGCATCACAGGGTGGCACTGCGGCAGGGGTATTTTTGCAGGGTGCGGTAAATACCCGGTTATCCGCCCGGTCATTTTCGTATCTGGGAGGGGGAATAACTATTGCCGGACTTATGGCCGCACGCCCGGATGATATTCTGTCTTTCGGTTTCGCGAATACTTTTTCAGCCGGTGCAGAGGATTCCATCAGCGAAAGCATTCTGGAACTAGCATGGAGAATTTCGCTGAGTGAACAGGTTTTTATTCAGCCTGATGTGCAGTATATAATTAACCCCGGCAGCGCATCAGAAAAACTGAATAATGCAGTGGTTGTTCTTTTGCGCGCAGGGGTAACACTTTGA
- the mfd gene encoding transcription-repair coupling factor: protein MIPGFSKALSPVKQITSQIAHKPDKFVRISPMFGAARSLFLRQAALQFGHILVLLPDAQAVAESATEMRLSDPARPVMEIPSIKPDELREKITSLQSLERCVIYAVYDILFSGVPDKKHHEENLLRISMDDNPGYEGMGEYFNHFVYTRQKFVENKGEFSRRGAIIDFWSWSENSPVRIEFDGDFIESIRYFDPESQRSTSNAEMVTLAGPLDEDTNVPLIPFTEYLSNPLILLRSEELAQVHPDLTVSDSSRQTSVVFDEDTDIPVETVTASAADPISQQEFSILKPEDIFGSFSGKILIEEPFTGDRIESGLKPAPAVHSNYKTLALVISEYIQKNYSVVISAENDIQKGRLEDIITGLHEDFESLLDEGKIKIITWPVKAGFVSQEDNLLLMTDYEIFGKPYRTKVSSKQLKKKGKSKDLSTLVLGDYVVHEDYGIARYQGLETIKIGDAEFEAIKLIYKNGGTVYVNLNYLNKVKKYSASEGAVPQLSTLGGTDWVSAKKKAKKRIKEAARELILLYARRKASKGYSFSADTIWQNELEASFIYEDTPDQSKVTDEVKNDMMGESPMDRLVCGDVGFGKTEIAVRAAFKAVQDQKQVAVLVPTTILAEQHFNTFRDRLQQFPVRVEQMSRFMTRQQNTAVVKGLKEGVVDIVIGTHRILSKDVEFKDLGLLIIDEEHRFGVVAKDKLKLVKANLDTLTLTATPIPRTLNLSLLGARDLSLVTTPPPNRQPIYTKIEVFDIHRIKEWVNHELSRGGQVYIVHDRVRSIENFAAYLLRYMPELKIGIAHGQMKPADLEDVIHKFLNREYKVLISTKIIESGIDIPNVNTMIVNRADRFGLAELHQLRGRVGRSDRQAYAYFLVPSKEALNGKSLKRLQAIEEYSDIGAGFNLAMRDLEIRGAGNLLGTEQSGTINDVGFDLYIKLINEAVEELKAEEFREVFKDLPKEERRSDPAVETWFEIGIPHHYMPEQNERLYFYTGLFSVKTEEELREYEQEFIDRFGKTPVMVNRLLACALLKLRASEVLFERINIQRKVIVITLPKGKDEFYEGQFTLLMQYVNSLTDERCTFKQDKEILKLIIENRFETPERSIDFLMKFVGDTKALYSPKTSTAE from the coding sequence ATGATTCCCGGATTCAGCAAAGCTCTTTCCCCCGTTAAGCAGATTACCTCTCAAATTGCTCATAAACCGGATAAATTTGTCCGCATATCACCTATGTTTGGTGCAGCACGTTCACTGTTCCTCAGGCAGGCAGCATTACAGTTTGGTCACATTCTGGTACTGCTTCCCGATGCTCAGGCGGTGGCTGAGTCAGCAACCGAAATGCGGCTTTCAGACCCTGCCCGCCCGGTGATGGAGATTCCTTCAATTAAACCTGACGAACTGAGAGAAAAAATCACCTCGCTTCAGTCCCTGGAGCGGTGCGTTATCTATGCCGTATATGATATTCTTTTTTCCGGAGTGCCCGACAAAAAGCATCATGAGGAAAATCTCCTCCGCATCTCCATGGATGATAATCCCGGCTACGAGGGAATGGGTGAATACTTCAATCACTTTGTATATACGCGCCAGAAGTTTGTGGAAAACAAAGGCGAATTCTCGCGCCGCGGAGCTATTATTGATTTCTGGTCATGGAGTGAAAACAGCCCAGTGCGCATTGAGTTTGACGGTGATTTCATCGAGTCCATCCGCTACTTTGATCCTGAATCTCAGCGCTCAACCAGCAATGCAGAAATGGTCACCCTTGCGGGTCCTCTTGATGAAGATACAAATGTTCCCCTGATTCCATTTACCGAGTATCTTTCTAACCCGCTCATTCTTCTCAGAAGCGAGGAACTTGCACAGGTGCATCCTGATCTGACAGTCTCTGATTCTTCACGCCAGACGAGCGTTGTCTTTGATGAAGATACCGATATCCCCGTGGAAACCGTTACGGCAAGCGCGGCGGATCCGATTTCGCAGCAGGAGTTCAGCATTCTTAAACCCGAGGATATCTTCGGCTCCTTCAGCGGGAAAATCCTTATTGAAGAACCTTTCACCGGAGACCGCATTGAATCCGGCCTGAAGCCCGCCCCCGCTGTTCACTCGAATTATAAAACCCTTGCTCTTGTTATCAGTGAATATATACAAAAGAATTATTCCGTAGTTATCAGTGCCGAAAATGACATTCAGAAAGGACGGCTTGAGGATATCATCACCGGCCTACATGAAGATTTTGAATCGCTGCTTGATGAAGGGAAAATAAAGATTATCACCTGGCCGGTTAAGGCAGGATTTGTATCACAGGAGGATAACCTTCTGCTGATGACCGATTATGAAATTTTCGGGAAGCCCTACCGCACAAAAGTCAGTTCAAAGCAGCTTAAGAAAAAAGGAAAGAGCAAAGATCTTTCCACGCTTGTGCTCGGTGACTATGTTGTTCACGAGGATTATGGCATTGCCCGCTATCAGGGACTTGAGACCATTAAGATTGGCGACGCAGAGTTTGAAGCAATAAAGCTGATATATAAAAACGGCGGTACCGTTTATGTGAATCTGAACTACCTGAACAAGGTAAAAAAATATTCAGCTTCAGAAGGTGCTGTTCCGCAGCTTTCAACCCTCGGCGGCACTGACTGGGTAAGCGCAAAGAAGAAAGCAAAGAAGCGGATCAAAGAAGCCGCCCGCGAACTGATTCTCCTCTACGCACGCAGAAAAGCATCCAAAGGTTATTCCTTCAGCGCTGATACTATCTGGCAGAACGAACTTGAAGCATCGTTTATATACGAAGATACACCTGACCAGTCCAAAGTCACTGATGAAGTGAAAAACGACATGATGGGGGAAAGCCCGATGGACCGCCTCGTTTGCGGCGATGTTGGCTTCGGGAAAACGGAAATCGCTGTCCGGGCAGCTTTCAAGGCGGTGCAGGATCAGAAGCAGGTTGCTGTATTGGTCCCCACCACTATTCTGGCCGAGCAGCATTTTAACACCTTCCGTGACCGGCTGCAGCAGTTTCCCGTCCGCGTTGAACAGATGAGCCGATTTATGACCAGACAGCAGAATACCGCAGTGGTTAAGGGACTCAAAGAAGGTGTTGTTGATATTGTCATAGGAACACACCGCATTCTCTCCAAGGATGTTGAGTTTAAGGATCTCGGTCTGCTCATCATTGATGAAGAGCACCGTTTCGGCGTTGTGGCAAAGGACAAACTGAAGTTGGTAAAAGCAAATCTGGACACTCTTACACTTACAGCAACCCCCATACCGCGCACACTGAATCTTTCACTGCTCGGGGCCCGCGATCTGTCACTGGTTACCACGCCCCCTCCGAACCGTCAGCCGATATATACCAAAATTGAGGTCTTTGATATTCACAGGATTAAAGAGTGGGTGAATCACGAACTAAGCCGCGGAGGGCAGGTATATATCGTTCACGACCGCGTCCGCTCCATAGAAAACTTTGCCGCCTACCTTTTGCGCTATATGCCCGAGCTGAAGATAGGCATAGCACACGGTCAGATGAAACCGGCTGACCTTGAGGATGTCATCCATAAATTCCTCAATCGTGAGTATAAAGTCCTGATCTCAACCAAGATTATCGAAAGCGGTATTGACATCCCTAATGTGAACACCATGATTGTGAACCGGGCAGACCGTTTCGGGCTGGCCGAACTGCACCAGCTCCGCGGCCGCGTGGGGCGCTCTGACCGGCAGGCGTATGCCTATTTTCTTGTTCCCTCCAAAGAAGCGCTTAATGGCAAGTCGCTTAAACGGCTGCAGGCCATCGAGGAATATTCGGATATCGGAGCGGGATTCAACCTTGCCATGCGCGATCTTGAAATACGCGGTGCTGGGAACCTGCTCGGCACTGAACAGTCCGGAACAATCAATGATGTCGGCTTTGATCTATATATAAAGCTGATCAACGAAGCGGTAGAAGAGCTCAAAGCAGAAGAGTTCCGCGAAGTATTTAAAGACCTGCCTAAGGAGGAGAGGCGGTCAGACCCCGCTGTTGAAACATGGTTTGAAATCGGCATTCCCCATCACTATATGCCGGAGCAGAATGAGCGGTTATATTTTTATACCGGACTTTTCTCGGTTAAAACAGAAGAAGAACTGCGCGAGTATGAGCAGGAGTTTATTGACCGTTTCGGCAAGACTCCGGTCATGGTTAACAGGCTGCTTGCATGCGCGCTGCTAAAGCTGCGAGCATCAGAAGTATTGTTTGAGCGGATTAATATTCAGCGCAAGGTTATTGTAATCACTCTCCCGAAAGGAAAGGATGAGTTCTACGAGGGACAGTTCACTCTGCTGATGCAGTATGTTAACTCCCTTACCGATGAACGCTGCACCTTTAAGCAGGATAAGGAAATTTTGAAACTTATCATTGAAAACCGATTCGAAACCCCCGAGCGCAGCATTGATTTTCTGATGAAGTTTGTCGGCGACACAAAAGCATTGTATTCTCCAAAAACTTCAACTGCAGAATAA
- the lpdA gene encoding dihydrolipoyl dehydrogenase yields the protein MTKAQLTVIGAGPGGYAAAFYAADLGMQVTLIDMEKNPGGVCLYRGCIPSKALLHVAKLINESKESAHWGVEFQPPVINLEKLRNWKSSVVGKMTGGLGVLSKQRKINYIQGRAQFIGSNTLSVAKAEGGTEEVQFDNCIIATGSVIATIPAFEINSKRLLNSTSALDLPEIPESLLVVGGGYIGLELGSVYQALGAKVSVVEMTGGLLPGADRDLVAHLAKMLDKKFEKIMLNSKVLGIREVENGLAVKIQAQDGTETETVYSHVLVSIGRKPVTAGLGLENTKVKVTPRGWIEIDKQCRTADPNIFAIGDIAGEPMLAHKASHEARVAVEVINGHKAEFAPLAIPAVVFTDPEIAWAGLTETQARELGIKHEVAKFPWAASGRATTLDRFDGVTKLIVRSEDQRVIGVGICGPGAGELIAEGTLAIEMGANVEDMKLTIHPHPTLSETVMEAAEVFFGQSSHFYRPKRG from the coding sequence ATGACAAAAGCACAGTTAACGGTTATTGGCGCGGGTCCGGGCGGATACGCTGCCGCATTTTACGCTGCTGACCTGGGAATGCAGGTCACGCTTATTGATATGGAAAAGAATCCGGGCGGAGTGTGTCTCTACCGGGGATGCATCCCCTCCAAAGCGCTGCTGCATGTGGCAAAGCTGATTAATGAATCAAAAGAATCAGCACACTGGGGAGTTGAGTTTCAGCCGCCGGTTATCAATCTTGAGAAGCTGCGGAACTGGAAATCCAGCGTGGTCGGAAAAATGACCGGAGGGCTCGGCGTGCTTTCAAAGCAGAGAAAAATTAATTATATACAGGGGCGCGCGCAGTTCATCGGCTCCAATACTCTTTCTGTGGCAAAAGCAGAAGGGGGAACTGAAGAAGTGCAGTTTGATAATTGCATCATTGCGACAGGTTCGGTTATTGCTACTATACCGGCATTTGAGATTAACAGCAAGCGTTTGTTGAACTCAACCTCAGCGCTTGATTTACCAGAGATTCCGGAGTCACTTCTGGTTGTCGGCGGAGGATATATAGGGCTTGAACTTGGTTCCGTCTATCAGGCGCTTGGCGCAAAGGTTTCTGTGGTTGAAATGACCGGCGGACTTCTCCCCGGCGCTGACCGTGATCTGGTTGCGCATCTTGCAAAGATGCTTGATAAGAAGTTTGAAAAAATTATGCTCAACAGCAAGGTGCTTGGTATCCGCGAAGTTGAGAACGGTCTGGCTGTTAAAATTCAGGCGCAGGATGGAACCGAAACAGAAACCGTATATAGCCACGTACTTGTTTCAATAGGAAGAAAACCGGTTACCGCCGGACTTGGCCTTGAAAACACCAAAGTAAAGGTAACACCACGCGGCTGGATTGAAATTGACAAACAGTGCCGCACAGCCGATCCTAATATATTCGCTATCGGTGATATAGCCGGTGAGCCGATGCTGGCCCACAAAGCATCACACGAAGCGCGTGTTGCGGTTGAAGTGATTAACGGACACAAAGCTGAGTTCGCTCCCCTTGCTATCCCGGCCGTAGTGTTTACCGATCCTGAAATTGCATGGGCTGGATTAACTGAAACTCAGGCGCGTGAACTGGGCATTAAGCATGAAGTTGCAAAATTCCCCTGGGCGGCATCAGGACGTGCGACCACATTAGACAGATTTGACGGTGTTACAAAACTGATTGTCCGTTCGGAAGATCAGCGTGTGATTGGTGTTGGCATCTGCGGACCGGGTGCGGGCGAACTGATTGCCGAAGGTACGCTGGCTATTGAAATGGGTGCAAATGTTGAAGATATGAAACTGACGATCCATCCGCATCCGACATTGTCCGAAACGGTGATGGAAGCGGCCGAAGTATTTTTCGGACAGTCATCCCATTTTTACCGCCCCAAACGCGGGTAA